The following proteins are encoded in a genomic region of Gimesia algae:
- a CDS encoding ABC transporter ATP-binding protein, whose protein sequence is MASIDVDDVTLHFPIIGAGDRSVKNTLLSIATGGKISGGSGTILVTGLEHVNFQLRDGDRLGLIGHNGAGKSTLLKVIAGIYTPTQGHVEVQGKVLSTLNITLGFEMEATGFENIILRGRLLGLSSAEIKLKIDEIAEFTELGRYLELPVRVYSSGMLMRLAFAIMTSLESDILLMDEVIGTGDARFIHKAEARLNEFMNKAKIMVIASHSDDVIKEFCNKALLLKNGTVFAMGEVGEILELYQSDEYQD, encoded by the coding sequence ATGGCGAGTATCGATGTAGACGATGTCACATTACATTTTCCGATTATCGGAGCAGGTGACCGGTCCGTAAAAAATACACTGCTGAGCATCGCCACCGGAGGGAAAATATCTGGTGGCAGTGGAACGATTCTGGTCACAGGGCTGGAACACGTGAATTTTCAGCTCCGAGATGGGGATCGTCTGGGATTGATCGGTCACAATGGAGCTGGAAAATCGACGTTATTAAAAGTCATCGCAGGAATTTACACGCCGACTCAGGGACACGTTGAGGTTCAAGGCAAGGTGTTATCAACACTGAATATTACTCTGGGTTTCGAGATGGAAGCGACCGGCTTTGAAAATATCATTTTGCGTGGACGATTGCTGGGTTTGAGTTCAGCTGAGATTAAGCTGAAAATCGATGAGATCGCTGAATTCACTGAGTTGGGAAGATATCTGGAACTGCCTGTCAGAGTCTACTCTTCAGGTATGCTCATGCGACTGGCTTTTGCCATTATGACTTCACTGGAATCAGATATTTTACTGATGGATGAAGTGATTGGGACAGGAGACGCCCGTTTTATCCATAAGGCAGAAGCACGTCTGAATGAGTTTATGAACAAGGCTAAAATCATGGTCATTGCTTCGCATTCAGATGATGTGATCAAAGAATTTTGCAATAAAGCGTTACTGCTGAAAAATGGAACTGTGTTTGCAATGGGAGAGGTGGGAGAAATCCTTGAACTCTATCAGTCTGATGAGTACCAGGATTAA
- a CDS encoding ABC transporter permease, with the protein MRNRVNLALNDIVDVFKSSQLCLFLAWFDIRIRYRRSKLGPFWITISMAIFIIALGVVYSKLFKVPAGEYLPNLAIGYLFWTMIATTLGESPTIFITNNSYIKDMKVNLLVLVVRALTRNFIILLHNAVFIVGVCLYYHIWPHWQMLALIPGLIIVLMNLFWIMLLLGILGARFRDLEPIIQSLVQVLFFVSPITWLPKLVGADSWVLKLNPITYFLDLTRSPIMNDGPASSSWLIALALALVGFTVSLLLYAYKRDRIVYWI; encoded by the coding sequence ATGAGAAACCGAGTCAATCTTGCCTTGAATGATATTGTCGATGTGTTCAAATCCAGCCAGCTATGTCTCTTTCTGGCCTGGTTTGATATTCGCATTCGTTATCGCCGGTCGAAGCTGGGGCCATTCTGGATTACGATCAGTATGGCCATCTTTATCATTGCACTCGGGGTCGTGTACTCCAAGCTGTTTAAAGTACCTGCCGGAGAATATCTCCCCAATCTGGCGATTGGCTATCTGTTCTGGACCATGATCGCCACTACGTTGGGCGAATCACCGACAATATTTATTACAAACAATTCCTACATCAAAGATATGAAGGTCAATCTCCTGGTACTGGTAGTACGTGCTCTGACCAGGAATTTTATCATCCTGCTGCACAATGCCGTTTTTATTGTAGGGGTGTGTCTTTACTATCATATCTGGCCTCATTGGCAGATGTTGGCACTGATACCGGGTTTAATTATTGTGTTGATGAATTTGTTCTGGATTATGCTGCTCCTGGGGATTCTGGGGGCCCGTTTTCGTGATCTGGAGCCCATCATCCAAAGTCTGGTCCAGGTTTTATTTTTCGTTTCGCCTATTACCTGGTTACCCAAACTGGTGGGGGCCGACAGCTGGGTCCTCAAATTAAATCCGATTACATATTTTCTGGATCTGACGCGTTCTCCCATTATGAATGATGGTCCTGCATCGAGTTCATGGTTGATCGCACTGGCATTAGCTCTGGTTGGTTTTACTGTCTCACTTCTGCTCTATGCATACAAGCGCGATCGAATCGTATACTGGATTTGA